GTAGGGGACATCTTCCTCGGGTCGCCCTGGAGGTTCCGTGGTACAGGCGTACATCCTGATTCAGACCGAGGTGGGCAAGGCGTCGACCGTCGCCGACATCATCGGGAAGATTCCGGGAGTGATGCAGGCCGAGGACGTGACCGGCCCCTATGACGTGATCG
The nucleotide sequence above comes from Streptomyces clavuligerus. Encoded proteins:
- a CDS encoding Lrp/AsnC family transcriptional regulator, encoding MVQAYILIQTEVGKASTVADIIGKIPGVMQAEDVTGPYDVIVRAQADTVDALGRLVVAKVQQVEGITRTLTCPVVHL